From a single Glycine soja cultivar W05 chromosome 19, ASM419377v2, whole genome shotgun sequence genomic region:
- the LOC114399839 gene encoding dormancy-associated protein homolog 3-like isoform X2 has protein sequence MWAHTLSNPYLDVNADPCGHVKGSNFDHNRRFRSPLTPTSCSTFNALASLNMTSVGRSCISYSEIWSSLGSPYAGSAKIRLIHMGLLDHLWDDTVAGPRPENGLGKLRKHHTFTFRPSSGKETEGGSVRSYGDESSEEATRVTRSIMIVKPPGYQSGSPPVSPAGSTTPISPFSGGKDSFRFRRRSASDAYEKRGQNRSGPSSPFDV, from the exons ATGTGGGCCCATACGCTAAGCAATCCTTATCTCGACGTGAACGCCGATCCATGTGGCCACGTCAAAGGCTCCAACTTTGATCACAATCGACGGTTCAGATCTCCCTTAACCCCAACAAGTTGTTCGACTTTTAACGCTCTGGCATCGTTAAATATGACCTCTGTGGGGCGTAGTTGTATCTCTTACTCCGAGATCTGGTCATCGTTGGGATCTCCATACGCCGGATCTGCTAAAATACGCTTGATCCATATGGGCCTCCTCGACCACTTGTGGGACGACACCGTCGCCGGCCCAAGGCCGGAAAACGGTCTCGGCAAGCTCCGAAAACACCACACCTTCACTTTCCGACCTAGCTCCGGCAAGG AAACGGAGGGCGGGAGCGTGAGATCGTACGGAGACGAATCGTCGGAGGAAGCGACGAGAGTGACGCGTAGTATCATGATCGTGAAACCGCCCGGGTACCAGAGTGGATCGCCTCCGGTTTCTCCCGCCGGTTCTACTACTCCGATTTCTCCGTTTTCCG GAGGAAAAGATTCGTTTCGGTTTCGAAGAAGGTCGGCATCAGATGCGTACGAGAAGAGAGGGCAGAACAGATCAGGCCCTTCTTCTCCTTTCGATGTGTGA
- the LOC114400639 gene encoding uncharacterized protein LOC114400639 has product MEGVIHRTVEVNGIKMHIAEKGEGPVVLFLHGFPELWYSWRHQILSLSSLGYRAVAPDLRGYGDTEAPPSIDSYTCFHIVGDLVALIDSLGVQQVFLVAHDWGALMGWYLCMFRPEKVKAYVCLSVPFIPRNPNVRTVDGLRAMYGEDYYISRFQKPGEMEAQMAEVGTEYVLKNLLTTRKTGPPTFPKGEYGTGFNPNMTDILPSWLTEEDLAYYVSKFEKTGFTGGLNYYRNINSNWELTTPWTRVQIKVPVKFIAGELDMVYTSLGIKEYIHGGGFKEDVPNLEQVIVQKGVAHFNNQEAAEDISNYIHDFINKF; this is encoded by the exons ATGGAAGGAGTGATACACAGAACAGTGGAAGTGAATGGCATAAAAATGCACATAGCAGAGAAAGGAGAGGGTCCAGTGGTGTTGTTCCTCCACGGCTTCCCTGAGCTCTGGTACTCATGGCGCCACCAGATTCTCTCTCTCAGCTCCCTCGGCTACCGCGCCGTCGCTCCCGATCTCCGTGGCTACGGTGACACCGAGGCACCACCTTCAATAGACAGCTACACTTGCTTTCACATAGTGGGTGATCTCGTTGCGCTTATAGACTCTCTGGGTGTCCAACAAGTGTTCCTTGTGGCTCATGACTGGGGAGCCCTCATGGGTTGGTATCTGTGCATGTTTCGCCCTGAGAAGGTGAAGGCCTACGTCTGCCTCAGTGTCCCTTTCATCCCCAGAAACCCCAACGTCAGAACCGTAGATGGCTTGCGTGCTATGTATGGAGAAGACTATTACATCTCCAGATTTCAG AAACCAGGGGAAATGGAGGCTCAGATGGCTGAAGTTGGCACTGAGTATGTTCTCAAAAACCTCCTTACAACTCGCAAAACTGGTCCTCCGACCTTTCCCAAGGGAGAGTACGGAACTGGATTCAATCCGAATATGACCGATATCTTGCCTTCTTGGCTCACAGAAGAAGATCTAGCCTATTATGTCTCCAAATTTGAGAAAACCGGCTTCACTGGAGGCTTAAACTACTACAGAAATATCAACTC AAATTGGGAGCTGACGACACCATGGACAAGAGTGCAAATCAAGGTGCCTGTAAAATTCATTGCAGGTGAATTGGACATGGTATACACCTCGCTAGGAATCAAGGAGTATATCCACGGTGGAGGTTTCAAGGAAGACGTGCCGAATTTAGAACAAGTGATTGTGCAGAAAGGAGTTGCTCACTTCAATAATCAAGAAGCAGCAGAGGATATCAGTAATTACATACACGattttatcaacaaattctgA
- the LOC114399839 gene encoding dormancy-associated protein homolog 3-like isoform X1, translating to MWAHTLSNPYLDVNADPCGHVKGSNFDHNRRFRSPLTPTSCSTFNALASLNMTSVGRSCISYSEIWSSLGSPYAGSAKIRLIHMGLLDHLWDDTVAGPRPENGLGKLRKHHTFTFRPSSGKETEGGSVRSYGDESSEEATRVTRSIMIVKPPGYQSGSPPVSPAGSTTPISPFSGKEEKIRFGFEEGRHQMRTRREGRTDQALLLLSMCEK from the exons ATGTGGGCCCATACGCTAAGCAATCCTTATCTCGACGTGAACGCCGATCCATGTGGCCACGTCAAAGGCTCCAACTTTGATCACAATCGACGGTTCAGATCTCCCTTAACCCCAACAAGTTGTTCGACTTTTAACGCTCTGGCATCGTTAAATATGACCTCTGTGGGGCGTAGTTGTATCTCTTACTCCGAGATCTGGTCATCGTTGGGATCTCCATACGCCGGATCTGCTAAAATACGCTTGATCCATATGGGCCTCCTCGACCACTTGTGGGACGACACCGTCGCCGGCCCAAGGCCGGAAAACGGTCTCGGCAAGCTCCGAAAACACCACACCTTCACTTTCCGACCTAGCTCCGGCAAGG AAACGGAGGGCGGGAGCGTGAGATCGTACGGAGACGAATCGTCGGAGGAAGCGACGAGAGTGACGCGTAGTATCATGATCGTGAAACCGCCCGGGTACCAGAGTGGATCGCCTCCGGTTTCTCCCGCCGGTTCTACTACTCCGATTTCTCCGTTTTCCGGTAAG GAGGAAAAGATTCGTTTCGGTTTCGAAGAAGGTCGGCATCAGATGCGTACGAGAAGAGAGGGCAGAACAGATCAGGCCCTTCTTCTCCTTTCGATGTGTGAGAAATGA
- the LOC114399874 gene encoding bidirectional sugar transporter SWEET16-like produces MSNSSMASLTFAVGIIGTVLSLLVFASPIKTFCRVVKKKSTENYKGAPYITTFLCTSLWTSYGVLKPGGFQIAIVNGAGAVFHCTYIILFLVYSPQDQKVKTALWVAILDVGFLGTVISVTLFALHGTIQLSVLGMFCSGLTIIMYASPLLSMKMVIQTKSVEYMPFLLSFFMFLNAGVWALYSFLVKDFFIGIPNLIGLILGSTQLTVYVVYKKKQPEATKGPRVGLSLGKGASNYEEAQLKDETVKVVVVEKALKKVKSLPKPVLNHEHILKKTLSFGVNNLPSTFWSTKPQQEDVAVDAEEAQV; encoded by the exons ATGTCTAATTCTTCCATGGCCAGCTTGACTTTTGCTGTTGGCATTATTG GCACTGTATTATCCCTTTTGGTGTTTGCCTCACCCAT caAGACTTTTTGTAGAGTGGTAAAGAAGAAATCAACAGAGAATTACAAGGGAGCTCCATATATAACGACGTTCTTGTGCACAAGTTTGTGGACTTCTTATGGAGTTCTTAAGCCTGGTGGTTTCCAAATCGCTATAGTAAATGGTGCTGGTGCTGTCTTTCATTGCACCTACATAATTTTGTTCCTCGTATATTCACCTCAAGATCAGAAg GTTAAGACGGCACTTTGGGTGGCTATTTTGGACGTCGGTTTTCTAGGGACAGTCATTTCAGTAACTCTTTTCGCTCTTCATGGAACGATCCAGCTTAGTGTTCTGGGAATGTTTTGCTCCGGTTTAACTATAATCATGTATGCTTCACCTCTATTATCCATG AAAATGGTGATACAGACAAAAAGCGTGGAGTACATGCCATTCCTGTTATCGTTTTTCATGTTTCTGAATGCTGGCGTTTGGGCGTTGTATTCTTTCCTCGTCAAAGATTTCTTCATTGGA ATACCAAATTTGATTGGGCTGATATTGGGCTCAACCCAGCTCACAGTTTATGTAGTTTACAAAAAGAAGCAACCAGAAGCTACAAAGGGACCAAGGGTGGGCCTAAGCCTGGGAAAAGGAGCATCCAACTACGAAGAGGCCCAGCTCAAGGATGAGACTGTGAAAGTGGTAGTGGTCGAGAAGGCCCTCAAAAAGGTTAAAAGCCTTCCAAAGCCAGTTCTGAATCACGAACACATCCTCAAGAAGACACTCTCTTTTGGGGTAAACAATTTACCCTCCACTTTTTGGAGTACTAAGCCTCAGCAGGAGGATGTTGCCGTGGACGCAGAGGAAGCTCAAGTTTAA
- the LOC114399838 gene encoding serine/threonine-protein phosphatase PP1-like: MLRLGHLVHLSKFPHPATNLFIYFSFIYLLSLARASKRVVFFFYKKKRRGKMMMMTMEGMMDKGVLDDVIRRLLEGKGGKQVQLSESEIRQLCVNARQIFLSQPILLDLRAPIRICGDIHGQYQDLLRLFEYGGYPPAANYLFLGDYVDRGKQSLETICLLLAYKIRYPDKIYLLRGNHEEAKINRIYGFYDECKRRFNVRLWKIFTDCFNCLPVAALIDEKILCMHGGLSPELENLDQIREIQRPTEIPDSGLLCDLLWSDPDASIEGWAESDRGVSCTFGADVVAEFLDKNDVDLVCRGHQVVEDGYEFFAKRRLVTIFSAPNYGGEFDNAGALLSVDDSLVCSFEILKPADRASGSGSSKMNFKKPPKLGKI; this comes from the exons ATGTTACGGTTGGGCCATCTTGTCCATCTATCCAAATTTCCCCATCCCgcaactaatttatttatttatttttcctttatttatcTTCTTTCTCTGGCTCGAGCATCCAAAagggttgttttttttttttataagaagaagaggagagggaagatgatgatgatgacaatgGAGGGGATGATGGACAAGGGGGTGTTGGATGATGTGATAAGAAGGCTTCTGGAAGGGAAAGGAGGGAAACAGGTGCAACTCTCTGAGTCGGAGATCCGTCAACTCTGCGTCAACGCCAGACAAATCTTCCTCTCTCAGCCAATTCTTCTCGACCTCCGTGCTCCCATCCGCATCTGCG GTGATATACATGGTCAGTACCAGGACTTGCTGAGGCTTTTTGAATATGGTGGCTACCCTCCTGCGGCAAACTACTTGTTTCTGGGGGATTATGTGGATAGAGGGAAGCAAAGTTTGGAGACTATATGTTTGCTTTTGGCCTACAAAATAAGATATCCAGACAAAATTTATCTCTTGAGGGGAAACCATGAAGAAGCAAAGATAAACCGTATATATGGTTTTTATGATGAATGTAAAAGGAGGTTCAATGTTAGGCTATGGAAGATATTTACGGACTGCTTTAACTGTTTGCCAGTGGCTGCACTCATTGATGAGAAAATACTTTGTATGCATGGGGGACTCTCTCCAGAATTAGAAAATTTAGATCAGATAAGAGAGATTCAAAGGCCTACTGAAATTCCAGATAGTGGCCTCCTATGTGATCTGCTTTGGTCTGATCCTGATGCTAGCATTGAGGGCTGGGCAGAGAGTGACCGAGGAGTTTCATGTACTTTTGGAGCTGATGTAGTTGCAGAGTTTTTGGATAAAAATGACGTTGATCTTGTTTGCAGAGGGCATCAG gttGTGGAGGATGGATATGAGTTTTTTGCTAAAAGAAGATTAGTCACGATATTTTCTGCTCCAAATTATGGTGGGGAATTTGACAATGCTGGTGCGTTGTTAAGCGTTGATGATTCTCTTGTATGTTCCTTTGAGATACTGAAACCCGCTGATAGAGCATCAGGAAGTGGTTcatcaaaaatgaattttaagaaG CCACCCAAACTCGGAAAGATATAG
- the LOC114400440 gene encoding pescadillo homolog yields the protein MVKHYRPPGKKKEGNAAKFVIRSQAIKQLQISLPLFRKLCILKGVTPREPKKKFKGTHQTYYHVKDVSFLHHEPLVEIHRAIRVHERKIKKAEAKKNHERANRLRQKTPKPKIDRIIRQRYPRFVDALGELDDCLTMVHLFAALPASESKKIDVECVHKCRRLAHEWQAFVSRTHKLRKTFVSVKGIYYQAEVEGQPITWLTPHSLQQVVSDDVDITTMLNFLQLYEPLLSFVNFRLYHSINLKYPPILDPRLEALAADLYALSRYASANTRPSVLNSEASQAESEQVETKQKEAETGNETSELRLAQLQHQLPSNEPGALMHLVEEVTGEDEEDQDTKDCKKLFKNMKFFVSREVPRESMLFVIPAFGGIVSWEGEGAPFGESDQSISHQIVDREAQGHRFLSREYVQPQWVYDCVNARIILPTDNYLVGRTPPPHLSPFINYDEEGAYIPDYAKTIKHLQAAARKEILPLPGVGKDALEDPQNLLVEGIIDRAEANDAAQRKQKMMILEQQYRDDLKKELQGITCTSAGSIETSTEVVQTGESTTSVHENIDHDDMGKLMLSRKRRGLVKAIEKSRERNKAQTDLIKQRKKKIDEEQRQRS from the exons ATGGTGAAGCACTACAGACCCCCG GGGAAGAAAAAGGAGGGAAATGCTGCCAAATTTGTCATTAGGTCACAAGCAATCAAGCAGCTTCAAATCAGTCTACCCCTTTTCAG GAAACTATGTATTTTGAAAGGTGTAACTCCAAGGGAGCCTAAGAAAAAGTTCAAGGGAACTCATCAGACTTATTACCATGTCAAGGATGTTTCCTTCCTTCATCACGAGCCTTTGGTTGAAATACATAGAGCAATACGAGTGCATGAGAGGAAAATAAAGAAAGCCGAGGCAAAGAAAAACCATGAACGTGCAAACAGGCTGCGCCAGAAAACACCCAAACCCAAGATCGATAGGATTATTCGGCAGAG GTACCCGAGATTTGTGGATGCACTTGGAGAATTGGATGACTGCCTTACAATGGTGCACCTTTTTGCAGCATTGCCTGCATCAGAGAGTAAAAAAATTGACGTGGAGTGTGTCCATAAATGTCGAAG ATTGGCACATGAATGGCAAGCATTTGTATCTCGCACTCACAAGTTAAGAAAAACATTTGTATCTGTGAAAGGCATATACTACCAG GCTGAGGTCGAGGGCCAGCCAATAACATGGTTAACTCCTCATTCACTACAACAGGTTGTATCCGATGATGTTGACATTACTACCATGCTAAACTTTCTGCAATTGTATGAG CCTCTTCTTAGTTTTGTCAATTTCCGCCTCTACCATTCTATAAATTTGAAGTATCCCCCCATACTTGATCCTCGGTTGGAAGCTTTGGCAGCAG ATCTATATGCTCTGTCAAGGTATGCCAGTGCCAATACCAGACCCTCTGTACTGAATTCTGAAGCTTCTCAAGCTGAATCTGAACAAGTGGAGACCAAGCAAAAGGAGGCAGAGACTGGAAATGAAACATCTGAACTAAGACTTGCTCAACTTCAGCATCAACTTCCTTCTAATGAACCTGGTGCACTAATGCATCTTGTTGAGGAAGTGACTGGTGAAGATGAAGAGGATCAGGATACAAAAGACTGTAAAAAGctctttaaaaatatgaaattcttCGTAAGCAGGGAG GTACCAAGGGAATCGATGCTTTTTGTTATTCCTGCTTTTGGTGGCATAGTTTCCTGGGAGGGAGAAGGGGCACCTTTTGGGGAATCTGACCAGAGCATTTCTCATCAG ATTGTTGACAGGGAAGCACAAGGACATCGGTTCCTCTCAAGAGAATACGTTCAACCACAGTGGGTATATGACTGTGTGAATGCACGAATTATTTTGCCAACTGACAATTATTTGGTGGGAAG GACTCCTCCACCACATTTGTCACCTTTTATTAACTACGATGAAGAAGGAGCATACATTCCTGATTATGCAAAGACCATTAAACACTTGCAAGCTGCTGCCAGAAAGGAAATCCTTCCACTTCCAGGTGTTGGGAAGGATGCTCTGGAAGATCCTCAAAATCTTCTGGTTGAAGGTATCATTGATCGAGCAGAGGCTAATGATGCAGCTCAGAGAAAGCAGAAG ATGATGATTCTGGAGCAGCAATACCGTGATGATTTGAAAAAAGAACTTCAAGGTATTACATGTACCTCAGCAGGTTCTATAGAAACATCTACTGAAGTGGTACAGACTGGAGAATCAACTACCAGTGTTCATGAAAATATTGATCATGATGACATGGGTAAACTTATGTTGTCACGTAAAAGGAGGGGGCTAGTGAAAGCCATTGag AAATCTAGGGAACGGAATAAAGCTCAGACTGATCTCATTAAACAAcggaaaaagaaaattgatgaaGAGCAACGGCAAAGGAGTTGA
- the LOC114398118 gene encoding 60S ribosomal protein L18-2-like, whose protein sequence is MRKARVHNKNPSMHSLNLRYSIDRSVVLEEVPFIALIAAMGIDLKAGGKSKKTKRTAPKSNDIYLKLLVKLYRFLVRRTDSNFNAVILKRLFMSKVNKPPISLSRLIKYTKGKEDKIAVVVGTVTDDIRVYEVPALKITALKFTERARARIEKAGGECLTFDQLALRAPLGQNTVLLRGPKNAREAVKHFGPAPGVPHSHTKPYVRAKGRKFERARGRRNSRGFRV, encoded by the exons ATGAGGAAGGCCCGGGTCCATAACAAAAACCCTAGCATGCATAGTTTAAATTTGAGGTATAGCATTGACAGAAGTGTGGTGCTCGAAGAAGTCCCATTCATTGCACTGATAGCAGCGATG GGGATCGATCTTAAGGCTGGGGGTAAGAGCAAAAAGACCAAAAGAACAGCACCAAAGTCCAATGACATCTACCTCAAATTACTTGTCAAG CTTTATCGATTCCTTGTTCGAAGGACAGACAGCAATTTCAATGCTGTGATACTCAAGCGCTTGTTCATGAGCAAGGTTAACAAGCCTCCAATTTCTTTGTCAAGGTTAATTAAGTATACGAAGGGGAAG GAGGATAAAATTGCTGTAGTAGTGGGGACTGTAACTGATGATATCAGAGTATATGAAGTTCCAGCATTGAAAATTACAGCACTCAAGTTTACAGAGAGAGCACGTGCAAGAATAGAAAAGGCTGGCGgtgaatgcttgacatttgatCAGCTTGCCCTTAGGGCTCCTTTGGGACAGAATACG GTCCTTCTTAGAGGCCCCAAGAATGCTCGGGAAGCTGTGAAACACTTTGGTCCTGCTCCTGGTGTGCCACACAGCCATACCAAGCCCTATGTACGAGCAAAGGGAAGGAAGTTCGAGAGGGCTAGAGGAAGGAGGAACAGCAGAGGATTTAGAGTTTAA